One Brassica oleracea var. oleracea cultivar TO1000 chromosome C7, BOL, whole genome shotgun sequence genomic window carries:
- the LOC106303505 gene encoding brefeldin A-inhibited guanine nucleotide-exchange protein 1 isoform X1 — protein MSSSQNLGGATRCGRVVGPTLDKIIKNAAWRKHTFLVSACKSVLDKLESLSDSPDPSSPLFGLSTSDSDAVLQPLLLSLDTAYAKVVEPALDCSFKLFSLSLLRGEVCSSSPDSLLYKLIHAICKVCGLGEESIELAVLRVLLAAVRSPRIMIRGDCLLHLVRTCYNVYLGGFNGTNQICAKSVLAQIMIIVFTRSEANSMDVSFKTVNVNDLLAITDKNVNEGNSVHICQGFINDVITAGEAAPPPPDFRLVIEEGASENEKGEDGDGGTSKIMEDGFLLFKNLCKLSMKFSSQENTDDQILVRGKTLSLELLKVIVDNGGPIWRSDERFLNAIKQYLCLSLLKNSALSVMSIFQLQCAIFTSLLRKYRSGMKSEVGIFFPMLVLRVLENVLQPSFLQKMTVLSLLDTICQDPYLIIDIFVNFDCDVESPNIFERIVNGLLKTALGPPPGSSTTLTAVQDITFRHESVKCLVSIIKAMGTWMDQQFSVGESLLPKSVENEAPGDNYSNPNEEDGTTTDHDFHPDLSSESSEAATLEQRRAYKIELQKGVALFNRKPSKGIEFLISSKKVGSSPDEVVSFLRDTTSLNPTMIGDYLGEREEFPMKVMHAYVDSFDFKEMNFGEAIRFFLRGFRLPGEAQKIDRIMEKFAERFCKCNPNSFSSADTAYVLAYSVIMLNTDAHNIMVKEKMTKADFIKNNRGIDDGKDLPEEYLGALYDQVVKNEIKMSSDSSAPESRQSNGLNKLLGLDGILNLVYWTQTEEKAVGANGLLIKHIQEKFRSKSGKSESAYHVVTDVAILRFMVDVSWGPMLAAFSVTLDQNDDRLAAVECLRGFRYAVHVTAVMGMQTQRDAFVTSMAKFTNLHCAGDMKQKNVDAVKAIISIAIEDGNHLQDAWEHILTCLSRIEHLQLLGEGAPSDASYFASSETEEKKALGFPNLKKKGALQNPVMMAVVRGGSYDSSAIGPNVSALVRQDQINNFIANLNLLDQIGSFQLNNVYAHSQRLKTEAIVAFVKALCKVSMSELQSPTDPRVFSLTKLVEIAHYNMNRIRLVWSRIWSILSDFFVSVGLSENLSVAIFVMDSLRQLSMKFLEREELANYNFQNEFLRPFVIVMQKSSSAEIRELIVRCISQMVLSRVSNVKSGWKSVFKVFTTAAADERKNIVVLAFETMEKIVREYFSYITETEATIFTDCVRCLITFTNSKFTNDVSLNAIAFLRFCALKLADGGLVWNQKGRSSSPSTPVTDEYAPNIQNFMEVDENISYWVPLLTGLSKLTSDSRLAIRKSSLEVLFNILKDHGHLFSQTFWIGFFSSVIYPIFNSLWGEKDLLSKDKDEHSSLPSAYGPHSNGVSWDSETSAMAAQSLVDLFVSFFTVIRSQLSSVVSLLAGLIRSPAQGPTVAGIGALLRLADELGGRFSEDEWMEIFLAVKEAASLTLSSFMKILRIIDDVQDEETLSDQDFSNEDNVDEDSLQTMSYVVSRTKSHITVQLQVIQVVTDLYRVHQQSLLASHVTVILEILSSITSHAHQLNSDLILQKKVRRACSILELSEPPMLHFENDTHQNYLDFLQDILTDNPGVSVELSIESQLITVCVKILKMYLKCTVFEGAELEETRQPKNWILPMGAAAKEEAAARSPLVVAVLKALRGLKGDSFKRYAPTFFQLLVELVRSEHINSQVPQVLSTVFHTCMGPMMGE, from the exons ATGTCGTCGTCGCAGAACCTTGGTGGCGCCACCAGATGCGGCCGGGTCGTTGGCCCAACACTGGACAAAATCATCAAAAACGCCGCCTGGCGCAAGCATACATTCCTAGTTTCCGCCTGTAAATCTGTCCTCGACAAGCTCGAATCACTCTCCGATTCTCCCGATCCTTCATCGCCTCTCTTTGGTCTCTCCACCTCCGATTCGGATGCCGTCCTTCAGCCTCTCCTTCTCTCCCTTGATACCGCCTACGCCAAGGTTGTTGAGCCTGCTCTTGATTGCTCTTTCAAGCTCTTCTCCCTCTCGCTCCTCCGAGGCGAGGTATGCTCCTCGTCTCCCGATTCTCTTCTTTACAAGCTCATCCACGCGATCTGCAAGGTTTGCGGGCTCGGCGAGGAGTCAATTGAGCTAGCGGTCCTCCGCGTCCTCCTCGCTGCCGTCAGATCTCCTCGCATCATGATTCGAGGCGATTGTTTGCTCCATCTTGTGAGGACTTGCTACAACGTGTATCTCGGCGGATTTAATGGGACCAACCAGATCTGCGCTAAATCTGTACTAGCTCAGATTATGATCATCGTCTTCACCAGATCGGAGGCGAATTCTATGGATGTATCATTCAAAACGGTTAACGTCAACGACTTGCTTGCCATCACAGATAAAAATGTCAACGAAGGGAACTCTGTTCATATTTGTCAGGGATTCATTAACGACGTAATAACGGCCGGAGAAGCAGCTCCTCCTCCTCCGGATTTCAGGCTAGTTATTGAAGAAGGTGCTTCTGAGAATGAGAAAGGCGAAGATGGGGATGGGGGCACAAGCAAGATCATGGAAGACGGATTCCTTCTGTTCAAAAATCTGTGTAAATTGTCTATGAAGTTCTCCTCACAAGAGAACACCGACGATCAGATTCTTGTGAGAGGCAAGACTTTGTCTCTGGAGTTGCTCAAAGTTATAGTTGATAACGGTGGCCCAATTTGGCGCTCTGACGAAAG GTTTCTAAATGCCATTAAGCAGTATCTTTGCTTGTCTCTGTTAAAGAATAGCGCACTCTCCGTAATGTCTATTTTTCAACTTCAATGTGCTATCTTCACCAGCTTACTACGGAAATATAGATCGGGCATGAAATCAGAAGTAGGCATATTCTTCCCCATGCTTGTCCTCCGAGTCCTTGAAAATGTTCTTCAGCCAAGTTTCTTGCAGAAAATGACTGTCCTCAGCCTACTTGACACCATTTGCCAAGACCCGTACCTAATCATTGACATATTTGTCAACTTTGACTGTGATGTGGAGTCACCAAACATCTTCGAAAG GATTGTCAACGGTCTTCTAAAAACTGCTCTTGGGCCTCCTCCTGGTTCCTCTACCACTTTGACCGCAGTCCAGGATATTACATTTAGGCACGAATCAGTGAAGTGCTTGGTTAGCATTATTAAGGCAATGGGAACATGGATGGACCAACAATTTAGCGTGGGAGAATCACTTTTGCCCAAGAGCGTAGAAAATGAAGCACCTGGCGACAATTATTCCAACCCAAATGAAGAAGACGGGACAACTACAGATCATGACTTTCACCCAGATTTGAGTTCAGAGTCATCAGAGGCTGCAACTCTTGAACAGAGGAGGGCGTACAAAATTGAACTCCAG AAAGGCGTCGCTCTATTCAACAGAAAGCCTTCAAAGGGCATTGAGTTTCTTATAAGCTCTAAAAAGGTTGGCAGCTCCCCAGATGAGGTGGTGTCGTTCCTGAGGGATACCACAAGCTTGAATCCAACCATGATTGGAGATTATTTAGGTGAAAGAGAGGAGTTTCCAATGAAAGTTATGCATGCCTATGTGGACTCGTTTGATTTCAAGGAGATGAATTTTGGTGAGGCAATTAGGTTTTTCTTAAGGGGGTTCAGGCTTCCTGGAGAAGCACAGAAAATTGACCGCATAATGGAAAAGTTTGCTGAACGATTTTGCAAATGCAATCCAAATTCATTCAGCAGTGCGGACACAGCATATGTTCTTGCATACTCTGTGATAATGCTTAACACTGATGCCCATAATATTATGGTTAAAGAAAAG ATGACCAAGGCTGATTTTATCAAAAATAACCGAGGCATAGATGATGGCAAAGATCTTCCAGAAGAGTACCTTGGTGCGCTTTATGACCAAGTTGTCAAAAATGAAATAAAGATGAGTTCTGATTCTTCTGCTCCAGAAAGCAGGCAGTCCAACGGCCTGAATAAACTACTGGGTCTAGACGGTATACTCAACCTGGTTTACTGGACACAAACAGAAGAGAAAGCGGTTGGGGCTAATGGTCTTCTGATAAAGCATATTCAAGAAAAGTTCAGGTCGAAGTCTGGAAAATCAGA ATCAGCTTACCATGTCGTCACAGATGTCGCAATATTGCGTTTTATGGTTGATGTTTCCTGGGGACCAATGCTTGCCGCATTCAGTGTTACACTTGATCAGAATGATGACAGGCTTGCTGCAGTTGAATGCTTACGAGGCTTTCGGTATGCCGTTCATGTTACAGCAGTTATGGGTATGCAAACGCAAAGAGATGCATTTGTCACTTCCATGGCCAAGTTCACAAATCTCCATTGCGCAGGAGATATGAAGCAAAAGAATGTAGATGCTGTTAAA GCTATCATATCAATTGCCATTGAAGATGGTAACCACTTGCAAGATGCTTGGGAGCATATTTTGACTTGTCTTTCCAGAATTGAGCATTTGCAATTATTGGGTGAGGGAGCTCCAAGCGATGCATCTTATTTTGCTTCATCCGAGACGGAGGAGAAGAAAGCCTTGGGTTTTCCTAATTTGAAGAAAAAAGGAGCCCTCCAGAATCCGGTAATGATGGCAGTTGTTCGAGGGGGGTCATACGACAGCAGTGCGATTGGACCAAATGTGTCGGCTCTTGTGAGGCAGGATCAAATCAATAACTTCATTGCAAACTTGAATTTGCTTGACCAGATCGGGAGTTTTCAGTTGAATAATGTGTATGCTCATAGCCAGCGGTTGAAGACTGAAGCCATAGTAGCATTTGTCAAAGCTCTGTGCAAAGTCTCTATGTCAGAACTGCAGTCTCCTACAGATCCTCGAGTATTTAGCCTCACAAAATTAGTTGAGATCGC CCACTACAACATGAACCGCATCAGGCTAGTCTGGTCACGCATATGGAGCATCCTGTCAGATTTTTTTGTATCTGTAGGCTTATCAGAGAATCTTTCTGTTGCAATATTCGTTATGGACTCACTACGACAGCTTTCTATGAAGTTCTTGGAACGCGAGGAGCTAGCTAATTACAACTTCCAGAATGAATTTCTTCGACCGTTTGTCATTGTTATGCAGAAAAGCAGTTCTGCTGAAATTAGAGAACTAATAGTTCGGTGCATTTCTCAAATGGTACTCAGCCGTGTCAGTAATGTGAAATCAGGGTGGAAAAGTGTTTTCAAG GTTTTCACAACTGCAGCAGCTGATGAAAGAAAGAACATTGTGGTGTTGGCCTTCGAGACAATGGAAAAAATAGTCCGAGAGTATTTTTCATATATCACAGAGACGGAGGCAACAATTTTTACTGATTGTGTTAGATGTCTTATAACTTTCACTAACAGCAAGTTTACCAACGATGTTAGCCTGAATGCTATTGCGTTTCTACGATTTTGTGCACTAAAACTTGCAGACGGAGGCCTTGTGTGGAATCAGAAGGGTAG GTCTAGCAGTCCCAGTACTCCAGTAACAGATGAATATGCACCAAATATCCAAAATTTTATGGAAGTAGATGAGAACATATCATATTGGGTTCCTTTGCTCACAG GATTGTCTAAGCTAACTTCTGATTCCAGATTAGCAATTCGTAAAAGCTCCTTGGAAGTGCTCTTTAATATTTTAAAGGATCATGGCCATCTCTTTTCACAAACGTTCTGGATCGGCTTTTTCAGTTCTGTTATTTATCCTATATTTAACAGTTTGTGGGGAGAGAAAGATCTACTTTCTAAAGATAAAGATGAACACAGTTCATTGCCATCCGCATATGGTCCACATTCTAATGGGGTTTCTTGGGATTCTGAGACTTCAGCTATGGCGGCACAGTCTCTGGTGGACCTATTTGTCAGTTTTTTTACTGTGATTAGGTCTCAACTTTCTAGTGTGGTATCACTACTTGCTGGTCTTATAAGAAGTCCCGCTCAGGGTCCTACAGTAGCTGGAATCGGGGCGTTGCTGCGGTTGGCAGACGAATTGGGTGGGAGGTTCTCAGAAGACGAGTGGATGGAGATATTTTTGGCTGTGAAAGAAGCTGCTTCATTGACATTGTCTAGTTTCATGAAGATACTGAGAATCATAGATGACGTTCAAGATGAGGAAACATTGTCTGATCAGGACTTTAGTAATGAAGATAATGTTGACGAGGATAGCCTGCAAACTATGTCGTATGTTGTTTCAAGAACAAAGAGTCACATAACCGTCCAGTTACAAGTTATTCAG GTAGTGACCGATCTCTACCGAGTCCATCAGCAGTCACTGTTGGCATCTCATGTCACAGTTATACTGGAGATACTCTCATCAATCACATCACACGCCCACCAGCTAAATTCTGATCTGATACTGCAGAAGAAAGTAAGGAGGGCATGCTCTATCCTGGAGCTCTCTGAACCTCCCATGCTTCATTTCGAAAACGACACCCACCAGAACTACCTGGACTTTCTTCAAGACATACTAACAGACAATCCAGGAGTGTCCGTGGAGCTAAGTATAGAGTCTCAACTGATTACAGTGTGTGTAAAAATTCTGAAGATGTACCTGAAATGCACAGTGTTTGAGGGTGCAGAGTTGGAAGAAACCAGGCAGCCCAAAAACTGGATTCTTCCCATGGGAGCGGCAGCGAAGGAAGAAGCAGCAGCGAGGTCTCCGCTAGTGGTTGCGGTGCTGAAGGCACTTAGGGGTCTGAAAGGAGATTCATTCAAGAGGTATGCACCAACTTTTTTCCAGTTGTTGGTGGAGCTTGTGCGGAGTGAGCACATCAACTCGCAAGTACCACAAGTCTTAAGCACCGTGTTCCATACGTGTATGGGTCCAATGATGGGTGAATAG
- the LOC106303505 gene encoding brefeldin A-inhibited guanine nucleotide-exchange protein 1 isoform X2: MSSSQNLGGATRCGRVVGPTLDKIIKNAAWRKHTFLVSACKSVLDKLESLSDSPDPSSPLFGLSTSDSDAVLQPLLLSLDTAYAKVVEPALDCSFKLFSLSLLRGEVCSSSPDSLLYKLIHAICKVCGLGEESIELAVLRVLLAAVRSPRIMIRGDCLLHLVRTCYNVYLGGFNGTNQICAKSVLAQIMIIVFTRSEANSMDVSFKTVNVNDLLAITDKNVNEGNSVHICQGFINDVITAGEAAPPPPDFRLVIEEGASENEKGEDGDGGTSKIMEDGFLLFKNLCKLSMKFSSQENTDDQILVRGKTLSLELLKVIVDNGGPIWRSDERFLNAIKQYLCLSLLKNSALSVMSIFQLQCAIFTSLLRKYRSGMKSEKMTVLSLLDTICQDPYLIIDIFVNFDCDVESPNIFERIVNGLLKTALGPPPGSSTTLTAVQDITFRHESVKCLVSIIKAMGTWMDQQFSVGESLLPKSVENEAPGDNYSNPNEEDGTTTDHDFHPDLSSESSEAATLEQRRAYKIELQKGVALFNRKPSKGIEFLISSKKVGSSPDEVVSFLRDTTSLNPTMIGDYLGEREEFPMKVMHAYVDSFDFKEMNFGEAIRFFLRGFRLPGEAQKIDRIMEKFAERFCKCNPNSFSSADTAYVLAYSVIMLNTDAHNIMVKEKMTKADFIKNNRGIDDGKDLPEEYLGALYDQVVKNEIKMSSDSSAPESRQSNGLNKLLGLDGILNLVYWTQTEEKAVGANGLLIKHIQEKFRSKSGKSESAYHVVTDVAILRFMVDVSWGPMLAAFSVTLDQNDDRLAAVECLRGFRYAVHVTAVMGMQTQRDAFVTSMAKFTNLHCAGDMKQKNVDAVKAIISIAIEDGNHLQDAWEHILTCLSRIEHLQLLGEGAPSDASYFASSETEEKKALGFPNLKKKGALQNPVMMAVVRGGSYDSSAIGPNVSALVRQDQINNFIANLNLLDQIGSFQLNNVYAHSQRLKTEAIVAFVKALCKVSMSELQSPTDPRVFSLTKLVEIAHYNMNRIRLVWSRIWSILSDFFVSVGLSENLSVAIFVMDSLRQLSMKFLEREELANYNFQNEFLRPFVIVMQKSSSAEIRELIVRCISQMVLSRVSNVKSGWKSVFKVFTTAAADERKNIVVLAFETMEKIVREYFSYITETEATIFTDCVRCLITFTNSKFTNDVSLNAIAFLRFCALKLADGGLVWNQKGRSSSPSTPVTDEYAPNIQNFMEVDENISYWVPLLTGLSKLTSDSRLAIRKSSLEVLFNILKDHGHLFSQTFWIGFFSSVIYPIFNSLWGEKDLLSKDKDEHSSLPSAYGPHSNGVSWDSETSAMAAQSLVDLFVSFFTVIRSQLSSVVSLLAGLIRSPAQGPTVAGIGALLRLADELGGRFSEDEWMEIFLAVKEAASLTLSSFMKILRIIDDVQDEETLSDQDFSNEDNVDEDSLQTMSYVVSRTKSHITVQLQVIQVVTDLYRVHQQSLLASHVTVILEILSSITSHAHQLNSDLILQKKVRRACSILELSEPPMLHFENDTHQNYLDFLQDILTDNPGVSVELSIESQLITVCVKILKMYLKCTVFEGAELEETRQPKNWILPMGAAAKEEAAARSPLVVAVLKALRGLKGDSFKRYAPTFFQLLVELVRSEHINSQVPQVLSTVFHTCMGPMMGE, from the exons ATGTCGTCGTCGCAGAACCTTGGTGGCGCCACCAGATGCGGCCGGGTCGTTGGCCCAACACTGGACAAAATCATCAAAAACGCCGCCTGGCGCAAGCATACATTCCTAGTTTCCGCCTGTAAATCTGTCCTCGACAAGCTCGAATCACTCTCCGATTCTCCCGATCCTTCATCGCCTCTCTTTGGTCTCTCCACCTCCGATTCGGATGCCGTCCTTCAGCCTCTCCTTCTCTCCCTTGATACCGCCTACGCCAAGGTTGTTGAGCCTGCTCTTGATTGCTCTTTCAAGCTCTTCTCCCTCTCGCTCCTCCGAGGCGAGGTATGCTCCTCGTCTCCCGATTCTCTTCTTTACAAGCTCATCCACGCGATCTGCAAGGTTTGCGGGCTCGGCGAGGAGTCAATTGAGCTAGCGGTCCTCCGCGTCCTCCTCGCTGCCGTCAGATCTCCTCGCATCATGATTCGAGGCGATTGTTTGCTCCATCTTGTGAGGACTTGCTACAACGTGTATCTCGGCGGATTTAATGGGACCAACCAGATCTGCGCTAAATCTGTACTAGCTCAGATTATGATCATCGTCTTCACCAGATCGGAGGCGAATTCTATGGATGTATCATTCAAAACGGTTAACGTCAACGACTTGCTTGCCATCACAGATAAAAATGTCAACGAAGGGAACTCTGTTCATATTTGTCAGGGATTCATTAACGACGTAATAACGGCCGGAGAAGCAGCTCCTCCTCCTCCGGATTTCAGGCTAGTTATTGAAGAAGGTGCTTCTGAGAATGAGAAAGGCGAAGATGGGGATGGGGGCACAAGCAAGATCATGGAAGACGGATTCCTTCTGTTCAAAAATCTGTGTAAATTGTCTATGAAGTTCTCCTCACAAGAGAACACCGACGATCAGATTCTTGTGAGAGGCAAGACTTTGTCTCTGGAGTTGCTCAAAGTTATAGTTGATAACGGTGGCCCAATTTGGCGCTCTGACGAAAG GTTTCTAAATGCCATTAAGCAGTATCTTTGCTTGTCTCTGTTAAAGAATAGCGCACTCTCCGTAATGTCTATTTTTCAACTTCAATGTGCTATCTTCACCAGCTTACTACGGAAATATAGATCGGGCATGAAATCAGAA AAAATGACTGTCCTCAGCCTACTTGACACCATTTGCCAAGACCCGTACCTAATCATTGACATATTTGTCAACTTTGACTGTGATGTGGAGTCACCAAACATCTTCGAAAG GATTGTCAACGGTCTTCTAAAAACTGCTCTTGGGCCTCCTCCTGGTTCCTCTACCACTTTGACCGCAGTCCAGGATATTACATTTAGGCACGAATCAGTGAAGTGCTTGGTTAGCATTATTAAGGCAATGGGAACATGGATGGACCAACAATTTAGCGTGGGAGAATCACTTTTGCCCAAGAGCGTAGAAAATGAAGCACCTGGCGACAATTATTCCAACCCAAATGAAGAAGACGGGACAACTACAGATCATGACTTTCACCCAGATTTGAGTTCAGAGTCATCAGAGGCTGCAACTCTTGAACAGAGGAGGGCGTACAAAATTGAACTCCAG AAAGGCGTCGCTCTATTCAACAGAAAGCCTTCAAAGGGCATTGAGTTTCTTATAAGCTCTAAAAAGGTTGGCAGCTCCCCAGATGAGGTGGTGTCGTTCCTGAGGGATACCACAAGCTTGAATCCAACCATGATTGGAGATTATTTAGGTGAAAGAGAGGAGTTTCCAATGAAAGTTATGCATGCCTATGTGGACTCGTTTGATTTCAAGGAGATGAATTTTGGTGAGGCAATTAGGTTTTTCTTAAGGGGGTTCAGGCTTCCTGGAGAAGCACAGAAAATTGACCGCATAATGGAAAAGTTTGCTGAACGATTTTGCAAATGCAATCCAAATTCATTCAGCAGTGCGGACACAGCATATGTTCTTGCATACTCTGTGATAATGCTTAACACTGATGCCCATAATATTATGGTTAAAGAAAAG ATGACCAAGGCTGATTTTATCAAAAATAACCGAGGCATAGATGATGGCAAAGATCTTCCAGAAGAGTACCTTGGTGCGCTTTATGACCAAGTTGTCAAAAATGAAATAAAGATGAGTTCTGATTCTTCTGCTCCAGAAAGCAGGCAGTCCAACGGCCTGAATAAACTACTGGGTCTAGACGGTATACTCAACCTGGTTTACTGGACACAAACAGAAGAGAAAGCGGTTGGGGCTAATGGTCTTCTGATAAAGCATATTCAAGAAAAGTTCAGGTCGAAGTCTGGAAAATCAGA ATCAGCTTACCATGTCGTCACAGATGTCGCAATATTGCGTTTTATGGTTGATGTTTCCTGGGGACCAATGCTTGCCGCATTCAGTGTTACACTTGATCAGAATGATGACAGGCTTGCTGCAGTTGAATGCTTACGAGGCTTTCGGTATGCCGTTCATGTTACAGCAGTTATGGGTATGCAAACGCAAAGAGATGCATTTGTCACTTCCATGGCCAAGTTCACAAATCTCCATTGCGCAGGAGATATGAAGCAAAAGAATGTAGATGCTGTTAAA GCTATCATATCAATTGCCATTGAAGATGGTAACCACTTGCAAGATGCTTGGGAGCATATTTTGACTTGTCTTTCCAGAATTGAGCATTTGCAATTATTGGGTGAGGGAGCTCCAAGCGATGCATCTTATTTTGCTTCATCCGAGACGGAGGAGAAGAAAGCCTTGGGTTTTCCTAATTTGAAGAAAAAAGGAGCCCTCCAGAATCCGGTAATGATGGCAGTTGTTCGAGGGGGGTCATACGACAGCAGTGCGATTGGACCAAATGTGTCGGCTCTTGTGAGGCAGGATCAAATCAATAACTTCATTGCAAACTTGAATTTGCTTGACCAGATCGGGAGTTTTCAGTTGAATAATGTGTATGCTCATAGCCAGCGGTTGAAGACTGAAGCCATAGTAGCATTTGTCAAAGCTCTGTGCAAAGTCTCTATGTCAGAACTGCAGTCTCCTACAGATCCTCGAGTATTTAGCCTCACAAAATTAGTTGAGATCGC CCACTACAACATGAACCGCATCAGGCTAGTCTGGTCACGCATATGGAGCATCCTGTCAGATTTTTTTGTATCTGTAGGCTTATCAGAGAATCTTTCTGTTGCAATATTCGTTATGGACTCACTACGACAGCTTTCTATGAAGTTCTTGGAACGCGAGGAGCTAGCTAATTACAACTTCCAGAATGAATTTCTTCGACCGTTTGTCATTGTTATGCAGAAAAGCAGTTCTGCTGAAATTAGAGAACTAATAGTTCGGTGCATTTCTCAAATGGTACTCAGCCGTGTCAGTAATGTGAAATCAGGGTGGAAAAGTGTTTTCAAG GTTTTCACAACTGCAGCAGCTGATGAAAGAAAGAACATTGTGGTGTTGGCCTTCGAGACAATGGAAAAAATAGTCCGAGAGTATTTTTCATATATCACAGAGACGGAGGCAACAATTTTTACTGATTGTGTTAGATGTCTTATAACTTTCACTAACAGCAAGTTTACCAACGATGTTAGCCTGAATGCTATTGCGTTTCTACGATTTTGTGCACTAAAACTTGCAGACGGAGGCCTTGTGTGGAATCAGAAGGGTAG GTCTAGCAGTCCCAGTACTCCAGTAACAGATGAATATGCACCAAATATCCAAAATTTTATGGAAGTAGATGAGAACATATCATATTGGGTTCCTTTGCTCACAG GATTGTCTAAGCTAACTTCTGATTCCAGATTAGCAATTCGTAAAAGCTCCTTGGAAGTGCTCTTTAATATTTTAAAGGATCATGGCCATCTCTTTTCACAAACGTTCTGGATCGGCTTTTTCAGTTCTGTTATTTATCCTATATTTAACAGTTTGTGGGGAGAGAAAGATCTACTTTCTAAAGATAAAGATGAACACAGTTCATTGCCATCCGCATATGGTCCACATTCTAATGGGGTTTCTTGGGATTCTGAGACTTCAGCTATGGCGGCACAGTCTCTGGTGGACCTATTTGTCAGTTTTTTTACTGTGATTAGGTCTCAACTTTCTAGTGTGGTATCACTACTTGCTGGTCTTATAAGAAGTCCCGCTCAGGGTCCTACAGTAGCTGGAATCGGGGCGTTGCTGCGGTTGGCAGACGAATTGGGTGGGAGGTTCTCAGAAGACGAGTGGATGGAGATATTTTTGGCTGTGAAAGAAGCTGCTTCATTGACATTGTCTAGTTTCATGAAGATACTGAGAATCATAGATGACGTTCAAGATGAGGAAACATTGTCTGATCAGGACTTTAGTAATGAAGATAATGTTGACGAGGATAGCCTGCAAACTATGTCGTATGTTGTTTCAAGAACAAAGAGTCACATAACCGTCCAGTTACAAGTTATTCAG GTAGTGACCGATCTCTACCGAGTCCATCAGCAGTCACTGTTGGCATCTCATGTCACAGTTATACTGGAGATACTCTCATCAATCACATCACACGCCCACCAGCTAAATTCTGATCTGATACTGCAGAAGAAAGTAAGGAGGGCATGCTCTATCCTGGAGCTCTCTGAACCTCCCATGCTTCATTTCGAAAACGACACCCACCAGAACTACCTGGACTTTCTTCAAGACATACTAACAGACAATCCAGGAGTGTCCGTGGAGCTAAGTATAGAGTCTCAACTGATTACAGTGTGTGTAAAAATTCTGAAGATGTACCTGAAATGCACAGTGTTTGAGGGTGCAGAGTTGGAAGAAACCAGGCAGCCCAAAAACTGGATTCTTCCCATGGGAGCGGCAGCGAAGGAAGAAGCAGCAGCGAGGTCTCCGCTAGTGGTTGCGGTGCTGAAGGCACTTAGGGGTCTGAAAGGAGATTCATTCAAGAGGTATGCACCAACTTTTTTCCAGTTGTTGGTGGAGCTTGTGCGGAGTGAGCACATCAACTCGCAAGTACCACAAGTCTTAAGCACCGTGTTCCATACGTGTATGGGTCCAATGATGGGTGAATAG